The Haematobia irritans isolate KBUSLIRL chromosome 1, ASM5000362v1, whole genome shotgun sequence DNA segment TTCATGTAATTGTAAACAATAACGAAATCTTTCTACAATTAATGCAAATACAATTAATCAAATTgcaaattataattaatttgtgGTCTTTCTTGACACATGAATACACAGTTCTTCTGTTAAGTACGTATTACATTATTTACGTTATACATTATTTATCTCGTAAAATAGCTATAGAACAATTGTTTAGCTAACGTTAGTTGACATTGTAGATTtagatcattttgacaaaaagtcacCAATTCTGCGTATTTTGGAAATGGTTTCATTATCATATTGAACTTGTAAAACACCGTCCAATTACAAATAGAATGGATAATATTGTGGAGAAAATTGTGCACGAGGTGAAGTCGCAAGGAGTGTTTGATGAGTTTCGCAAGGACTCTATGTCCGACGTCGATACAAAACCTGCATACCAAAATCTTCGGCAACGTGTAGACACAtcagtaaagaaatttttgtctggaGTTTTGTGGactccagatttaaataaaaaccaacTAAGGGAAAAACTACGGCGTCATATAACAGAGTAATGTGTACGCAGCTAGCTATTAGATTCCATGTTTATGTGTCTTCTTTTCCAGATCTGGTTTTTTGGATGTAGGGGTGGAACGAATAGTTGATCAGGTAGTGAATCCTAAGATTGGAAGCGTATTTCAACCTAGAATAGAAGAAATAGCTTACAAATATTTAGGCTTACCACCGCCACAGAAAATCTACGACCCTCCACCACCTCCTCTTATGCACCCACTCACTGCTCCACCTCTGCCGTTAACGGCCCCACCACCTCCTTTAAAAGTTGAAACATGTAGTTTATTACCAAATGATTTAGAGCAAGTCAGTCCGGATTCTGACAAAGCCACAATGAAGTCGGAAATCGATGGAGAGGACAAAACGGAAGTGGACATGGAAATGGATGAGAAATTAGTGGATGATGACGAATCTCCACCTTTTGAGCCTCTTTTAAAAATGGATGCCGATGCTGAAGTGAAGTCGGAAGTTTGCAAGCTGAAAACTGAAGCAAAGGATTCCTCACCTGAACAAAACTATAAGAAAGAAGATGATAACAGCAATGGAACTGTTATGACGGAAGCAAAAGATGGTAACGATAGACAGAACTCTAATAACTATGTATCAGTACATATGGATAAAGATGCAAGCCAGTCTATGGATTGCAGAAATTCTCAAGACTCCCAATATTCAAGTGTTTCTAGCGATACACGCTTGTCACCTGTAATCAAAGATAATTTACAAAGAAGCTCTCAAGAGGATGCTGTTACTGCCAACATTTCAGAAGAAGCTCAAATgcccaaatttaatgaaagttCCAGCGAGCCGAATGGTATTAACAGTGAAAAATGTAAGGATATGgaattacattttgatataaAGAAAGACGAGATTAAGTTCGAAGGGACAGAGCGAAAGCCTTTAGCTAACTCACAAGAATGTGCTGTATCTGAAGATAATAAATGCGCACTTTCTACCAAATCGCTGGAAGATACTAAAGgcgataattttaaatttaataataatagttCCAATTTGGTACAAAGGGAAGACGACGGAGAGTGTACTCCCAATGCTCAGGAGCTAAGTTTTGGCTCAAGCATTGAAGATTCCACATCGACTCCAACAAGTACTACAAAGCATGTTGTTGTTGTCGACAAAATTAAAGAGTTTAGTGCAGAAGAGAAATCGCCTCAGCTCTCAACACCGAAACATCCGTCAACTCCCACACATACTATAACACCTACAGCCACTCCAACACCACCCTTTTCCCAAAGCTCCGCTGCAACACCGTCCCCAGTGTCGACACAAAGAAATGATAGAGATCATTCCAAAAGGTATTCATCTTCGTCTAAGCATAAGAAACATTCAAAAGAACGTCGAAGGTCTCATGACAGAGAAAAAGAAAGAGACCATTATAGGAACAAAGACAGCAAACATGGGAGCAGTGGTAAACATTCATCTTCATCATCCAGTAAACATTCTGTTTCATCGTCTCAGAATAAATCCACTAGTGAAAGGGAGTCAGGGAAACTTTATACCTCACATTCCTCTTCCAAATATACAAAACATTCCTCTTACTCTTCTGGTGAGAAGCGGCATTCATCCTCTAGTTCTCACCGCGATCATTCATCGTCGTCTTCGACATCGAAGCGTAAAGATGATGATCACCAAGAAGCCAAACAAAAGCTATACAGACGTAAATCTACAGACTCGAATGATGACGACGGGGATAGAGCCGATAGCAGTGGCAAATATGGTTCTCAAAACTACAAGTCAAGCAACACAAGTTCGAAATCAAAATCGTCGAATAATACTGTTGAAAATGCATCGTCCAAATCAAATGGTAATTGACATTTTAGTCAAGCTTTTCGAAAGTAATCAAATTTATTCTTTCTGTAGATTTGCAAAAAGGCCAAGAAGAGTCCACGAACAATAGCACAAATGAACGTAAACAGCACAATGTTGTTATTTTAAACAATCTATTGGTTAATCCTCAAACTCAATGTGTAGACTTATGTGCAGAAGGCCTCTTGATTGGTATGACGTTACCATCAACTTCGGCATTCTTAGATAAATGCGACGAAGACAATTGCTCTGACTTGttgtattttgaaaatatgCAAAAGCTCTTTGAGGATAAACTGAATTTTCTCAATCGTACAATGGATTTATGTCGAAGTGCAGTAAACAGTTTACATTTCAATTCGCCCATAGATGAAGGTATTGAATTATTATCCAGTGAAGATGACTACAATCACAATCGTAATTGCTCCTCAACATTAAAACGTAAATCGAGTATATGCTGTGACAATTATGAAAAGACACCTCAAAAGAGATGTTCCATAAACAAAGGTGAAGACGTGGAATTAAATACATCTCCAACGCCTTCAGATATAAGTATTAGTTCGAAGGAGAATGAGGAAATTGATAAAAATACAGGTATGTACAGTGTGTGCATTTCAATTTCTTATTTGATTTATAACTTTTCTTTTTACTTTATCTCAttctatatgtatatataaaaaaatcattattttttgTCATTCCCAATATACGTCAGAAAAATTCacattaattgaaattccgCACAAAAACTATagtttattataataaaaagaGCATGAACTCTGTGCAAATTTTTAACCTCCCATACATTTAATTTGGCTGAAAATTAAACTTGGTGCTATCGTAATGCAatacataaaaatatgtattgcgTATTTGCTAAACAATCTGAACACTTCGCAAAAACATGTGTGTGCTTATAAGAATATTATAGCGCAGGAATATATAAATAACTATTTTGGTTTTTAGGAATGCTTTCGGCAATATTTTAAAACTGCAATGATCGCATGCCCGTATTGCATACAAGGGGTCATGGGACCCATCACAGTTCCTACCGAACAGCAAATAGTTTTATAAATATAGCTTTTCTCCGCTCATTAACTATGTTGGCATTTCCGACATGCGGAATGAATTCTAACCTTCTTAACATAATAAagtcaatacaaaatttaaaatttagactTTTTAATACACAAGTATATTTCGTTCCTTTAGCTCTTTCTAAAAAAATGGATCGGCATAGAGCGACAGTGGCAAAACTATCGCAACAACAACGATATTCGAGTGACGATTTATATAAACCACGTCCAATATTGGGGCAACGGTCAAAACGTCGTGGCATGGATTCTCTTATttgattagtttttttttttttaatgaatttcttatttcatatttattgtttattattattttattatcaaTAAATGCTTGAATTTAtaactgatttaattaaatagttttttatgcctcttactttattttttttgcaaatttgagtATTGTTTTATATATTTGCGTATATATTTGTGATTTGATAAATTTCTAGGTATGGATCAAGATCTTAATATCGAAAGATCATCTTTTGTTTCCTGCCACTCTTGATTGACGTTTTTCAACATCGGATCCATCTGCAATTTTTTCTTAGGGGAAATAACGCAAACCTACATGTCTACATGTGCTCTCATTGAGAGAGCGAGAAAATAATTCCAGAAAGTATGTAGCTAtccaatttaaattgaattgcgAATCAAGTTTCATAGGTGACGTATTTCATGTTTCGGAGAAAAATTCCCGATGGTGctgaattttaacaacattgtacatattatatatacaattatatattaaataaaatgttcaaataataaatttgaatacttgtttttttttaatgaaatattaggAGATTTCAGTTTACTTCTTATTATTTAACTTTAATGTAGGAGTAAACTCACATCACAGATAACGTTCCGCCGATGATTTGGGCACTAGTGTGGTTAAAGAACTGGATTAAACACTTTGCTGTTTAATGCTTCCATTACGGCATTCTCACATGATGTTTAATCTGGGGAAAATAATCCCAACACATCCTTATTCTctatattaagaaaattactgatctttattaaaaaatgctGTCCTATTTGATGAAAAACGGAATTCTAAGAGCAATTTTACCGTCAGAATCCATTTCCTACGTGTCGACGACATTGAGAGCAATCCAGGACCAGGGAAGTACGTGTGTCCAGCTGTCAGCGAAGGCTACCCAGATGGGTGCAATCTcaactactgagcacatcaaaccatttaccacattagtttaatactcgaaccaaacgcgtatacgacaagtattgacatagcattaaaatgcaaataaaaagaaattaagagcacgaaataaatttccataatggggaaaatgtaatttgtttgttgttgcctaaaatttaacattgtttcattaagaaaattacattttttatttaaaaaaataaaaacgaaaaacaaataaaagattacaaacatgtattgaactaatctggtaaatgcaacatttggtatgacgcaagccaatctcccatcttcctgaaatctataatctttgatttTCCCATATTCTTCTTCAATTGTTTTTGCTATTAACATAAATGTGTATGGAAATGTTTACGGAAACATATTGTTGCGCAAAACATTCATGTGTCCGGCAACATTGCAAGCGTCAAATGTTCTAAAATGCAACCTAGAAAAAACACGCTGTATTAAAGTAAGTAttaaacttaaatattttttaattcatatattattttaactTCTTTGAACAATTTATATGcgttttaaagaaaagtaacagtGAAAAAATAACCAATTTAGCCCAATAATCACAACTTCATAGTggcctttaaggtgggtattaagttcgagtttaaggtgggtactgaGTTCGAGTTAGTAATAAGTTCGCATTATCGCGCTAATTTGGCCATTTATTCACggctacttttctttaataattcatttcaacgaaaataaacattttccaatcaagttataaaaaaaagttgcaataataaattataattttattctgtttttgcagatttacatttgattttagcggctaaactcgaacttaatacccactttTGAGACCAGTATTAAGTTGACATTATCGTACTACATTGACCATTTTTTGaaggttacttttctttaataattcatttcaccgaaaataaacattttcaagtGATAATAAAAAATGCAACATGAAGATATAATTTAGTAGCCACTTTTAAGTAAAAAGAGAAAAATGAAGTAAACGTACAAcatatgaatttatttttaattgacataaaaacaattttattatgctTTTGTTTTCGTACAATTATGTAGATACATAGATGTTGATTTTTTTACAAGTATCTCATAGtggtaatttttgtttgtttatggtGTCGTTTC contains these protein-coding regions:
- the BOD1 gene encoding biorientation Defective 1 isoform X2, whose protein sequence is MDNIVEKIVHEVKSQGVFDEFRKDSMSDVDTKPAYQNLRQRVDTSVKKFLSGVLWTPDLNKNQLREKLRRHITESGFLDVGVERIVDQVVNPKIGSVFQPRIEEIAYKYLGLPPPQKIYDPPPPPLMHPLTAPPLPLTAPPPPLKVETCSLLPNDLEQVSPDSDKATMKSEIDGEDKTEVDMEMDEKLVDDDESPPFEPLLKMDADAEVKSEVCKLKTEAKDSSPEQNYKKEDDNSNGTVMTEAKDGNDRQNSNNYVSVHMDKDASQSMDCRNSQDSQYSSVSSDTRLSPVIKDNLQRSSQEDAVTANISEEAQMPKFNESSSEPNGINSEKCKDMELHFDIKKDEIKFEGTERKPLANSQECAVSEDNKCALSTKSLEDTKGDNFKFNNNSSNLVQREDDGECTPNAQELSFGSSIEDSTSTPTSTTKHVVVVDKIKEFSAEEKSPQLSTPKHPSTPTHTITPTATPTPPFSQSSAATPSPVSTQRNDRDHSKRYSSSSKHKKHSKERRRSHDREKERDHYRNKDSKHGSSGKHSSSSSSKHSVSSSQNKSTSERESGKLYTSHSSSKYTKHSSYSSGEKRHSSSSSHRDHSSSSSTSKRKDDDHQEAKQKLYRRKSTDSNDDDGDRADSSGKYGSQNYKSSNTSSKSKSSNNTVENASSKSNDLQKGQEESTNNSTNERKQHNVVILNNLLVNPQTQCVDLCAEGLLIGMTLPSTSAFLDKCDEDNCSDLLYFENMQKLFEDKLNFLNRTMDLCRSAVNSLHFNSPIDEGIELLSSEDDYNHNRNCSSTLKRKSSICCDNYEKTPQKRCSINKGEDVELNTSPTPSDISISSKENEEIDKNTGMDQDLNIERSSFVSCHS
- the BOD1 gene encoding biorientation Defective 1 isoform X1, whose product is MDNIVEKIVHEVKSQGVFDEFRKDSMSDVDTKPAYQNLRQRVDTSVKKFLSGVLWTPDLNKNQLREKLRRHITESGFLDVGVERIVDQVVNPKIGSVFQPRIEEIAYKYLGLPPPQKIYDPPPPPLMHPLTAPPLPLTAPPPPLKVETCSLLPNDLEQVSPDSDKATMKSEIDGEDKTEVDMEMDEKLVDDDESPPFEPLLKMDADAEVKSEVCKLKTEAKDSSPEQNYKKEDDNSNGTVMTEAKDGNDRQNSNNYVSVHMDKDASQSMDCRNSQDSQYSSVSSDTRLSPVIKDNLQRSSQEDAVTANISEEAQMPKFNESSSEPNGINSEKCKDMELHFDIKKDEIKFEGTERKPLANSQECAVSEDNKCALSTKSLEDTKGDNFKFNNNSSNLVQREDDGECTPNAQELSFGSSIEDSTSTPTSTTKHVVVVDKIKEFSAEEKSPQLSTPKHPSTPTHTITPTATPTPPFSQSSAATPSPVSTQRNDRDHSKRYSSSSKHKKHSKERRRSHDREKERDHYRNKDSKHGSSGKHSSSSSSKHSVSSSQNKSTSERESGKLYTSHSSSKYTKHSSYSSGEKRHSSSSSHRDHSSSSSTSKRKDDDHQEAKQKLYRRKSTDSNDDDGDRADSSGKYGSQNYKSSNTSSKSKSSNNTVENASSKSNDLQKGQEESTNNSTNERKQHNVVILNNLLVNPQTQCVDLCAEGLLIGMTLPSTSAFLDKCDEDNCSDLLYFENMQKLFEDKLNFLNRTMDLCRSAVNSLHFNSPIDEGIELLSSEDDYNHNRNCSSTLKRKSSICCDNYEKTPQKRCSINKGEDVELNTSPTPSDISISSKENEEIDKNTALSKKMDRHRATVAKLSQQQRYSSDDLYKPRPILGQRSKRRGMDSLI